CGCTATTCTGCTTGATATGCTTGAGCTCTACATTCTTTTGTCGTAAAATTAGCATACAATAAACATATCGATTTGAGTTTACATGAGAGAAATACTTTATTAAAATGGTATACGATTCAAACCAGTTGTATGTTCGACACTCTCCAAGGTTCGACAATACGAAGACAGCtaccaattatttaaataaagaggTCATCAGACATTTTAAAATGGTGAATCGAGCTGAGGACTTGTACGTGTCTTCTAAAGTTTAccagaaaaaaatgtatggcaTTGTTTTGTAATCGTATTATGTAATAATTTGCAAGTTGATTGCTCGGAACTATTACTTATGATCGGTTAAAATGTTGCACAAGAAACACTGTTCTTATTCCCATTTAATGTTaaactatttaggcgctaaattcaccaaaaaaaaaatattaaaaaatctaaattctattgtataataataGGACAATAATAGGAATCTAGTTGTTCGTATATATCTAATAGAACCTAATGGCCAGTGCAATCCCTAAAAAGGACGTTGTGCGTCAAGACAAACGTTTCATCGATATGATGTGGGAGAATTGTCATGAATTCTTTGATAAAGAAAAACACATTGATGTTACGTTTTTGTGGCGGAGTTATCATAAGCGGTGAGTTTAATTACAATTCATCGCTCGTCTATTTattaatacgagtatattgttTTAATACGTTTGTCTAGTATTACAGCTCATCGACTTATCTTGGCTGCTGCCAGTGTTTATTTCGACGAATTATTTCAAACGGAGCAAGGTTCGGCTCCAGTTATTTGTATTGACAATATTGCACCGGTTGAATTTGAGTTGCTTATAGCTTACTGTTATACGGGCAGGCTTAACCCTAAAATGCATAACGTCAGTAGACTATTAAATGGAGCCACGATTTTGAAACTTGACGGTGCTGCTGCTCATTGCACTGCTTACTTAAAAGGATCGACGGAAGGATCGCGCTCACCAGCAATTCCAGCTTTACAATTTCCTTCAAACCATCCAAAATCAAGTAATATTACTACAAATAATTCTATATTGGCAGTGCGACAAAGGATCGTAAAAGAGGTAAACATTTTCagaattcaaaactttttagaCGACATATACGAGCGTAAGCTCGGTTAGGCAAAAATGCTTAGGGGCGTTCCAACTATCCCCAGATTCATTCTTAGCAagaataagtatataaattgtTATGTTGCCAAATGCTCACTGAGCACATCGATAGCTCGCTGTGAAGTAAATGTTGATCGAATATATACCCACACCCTTCTGGGGCTGGAACCTCATCACACCAACAGCCTGCTTAAGCGATAGCCATACTAAATTAACTGTCAGCGAAACAGTCTGCTTAAGCAGGTTTCGATATCCATACAGAATAATAAATTAACTGACAGTGAATTGAGCTATTTGGCTGATGACTGGGAAAATGCTAAGTTAATTAAACTCCAGTAGCAAATGTGTGTCACATCGTTATATTATCTTATCGATAAGTTTGGGCATTCTTTTACACTGTCAGAATCGGACGGATGACTAAAGTCTAATACTTTTGGTTCAGTTCTCGTATTTCTAATATTAGCTGCGGCAGTGGGATAGAGATATTtactcaatttgaaattttatttcacagtTTACCGAGAGTTGTATTTACCGATGCGACGAGACGGAGAAGTTATGGATACAGTGTGGTGTGTTGAAATTCCCCACACAAAGCCCAGATTTGGTGTACTTTAATAAAAGGCTAATAACTCTAGGTGGCATTAGTCCGCAAAATCTGCCGCTGAATTGTGTCCACTCTTACAATTTAGAAACACAAATGTGGAGTAAACTGCCCCTGATGAAGTTTGCGCGAGTAGGGATGTGTGTTGTCAACGTCGATGGTATCATTTACGTAATAGGTGGTTATATCAGCGGCAGTGCTACTAATACTGCAGAGAAGTTAGTACTTCCcgccattttattttttttgcaatgcctggctaattttaatttttacataaaatatgtgttgCGATAGATTTGATCCCTTCACCTTGCAATGGAGCTTACTACCTTCAATGTTTGTTTCCCGAGCCGAAGGTACGGCTGTGGCTATTGGCGATAAAATTTATGTACTTGGTGGTATAGGAATCGATCGTGAAGAATTAAAGTCAGTGGAATGCTATAACACCAAAACAGGGAAGTGGCGTAAGTGCGCAGACATGCTTCAGGCGCGTTTTAATTGCGGGGTAAAAACAGTATGCAATATGTAATTttgatcaaaaataattttacatgtgTTCTTATGGCAGGCATCCTTTTTTAAAGGTCTATTATATGCAATAAGTTCAGGAAAAATGCAGTCCCCCTACCGAAGCGACGTAGAGCGTTACGATCCGAAAACTAATACGTGGTCACaggttattttaaaaatttaaagcaaaagaATTCaccgcatatatgtatgtatcttttaGGCAGCATCAGTGAATATAGCACGGAGTGGTATCTGTGGCATAACACTCAGTGACCGTTTGATGGCCGTTGGAGGATCATCATCAACTGAGTGGAAAGGCATTGTCGAAGTTTACAAACCGACACAAAATACTTGGATGAAAGTGCGGCCTTTGCCCAGCAGTGGTAATTACAAGTGTTTCATAGTCCCGACAAAAGATCTTATTGAAATTGGGAGTAAAACTAAATCACCACGGATCATAAAGCCTTTTGTGCAAGAGTAAAACCTTTTTTAAgcatatatacaaggtgcgttccaaagtaaacagtaaaaaagtaacaaagtaaaatctagtggcgccatctatatgtcgactattgcgttagaatctgctatcctttatcgacttccagtaaaaatttcatgacatttcatatattggaagtgaagttattgagttttaagtgtcagtatgtttttgtcatcagtacgaaaatgagcttcgaacaaagagccaacattaaattttgttttaaaattggtaaaacttttaccgaaacgtttcaattgatgaaacaagtttatggcgataattgcctatcccgtagcagagtgcacgagtggtttcaacgttttcaaaatggtcgtgaggacataaatgagaaatgagccgaaacccaaaaaatcgcgcctggagaagtcaagagtgaagacaatgctgatttgtttttatgattccaagggtattgtccacaaagaatttgttccacccgttaatgcggtattctaccttgttGTTTTGAAGCGTTTCGTGCGCCGTATTCAATCgtgtaaaaagctgtattaaagcagaaggagactattttgaataaaattaattgattttgccgataaaaccatttgttctgtctttttttttaaaagtcctgtttactttggaacccaccttgtatatacatatgtatatacttattcaGCTGCAGAAACTTGTTTGAAGAATGTCTGCCGACAAATCTGTCaatcattaatatttattgcgTTGAGAAgaataaattgtaaacaataaaaagtaaatttgagTCCAACTTCTTTATAACGAATTTctgtacaataaaaaatttttataacgaaTTAATTGGCAAAACACTGCAATTTCATTAAGTTCTCAATATGTTTTGCTCCCGACTACTGCACCTTTGTAATGTGCTAAAAAGATTTATTCTAAACAATTTTAGTTGATTTAACTTAAATGCTTAAGGAGATATGAACAATAAGCCTATTTGGGGCCTGGGCCAAACACACCTTTCCAAAATGTCTcaaaccgcagatgcccctccctaatgcgattcgttgtaaCAAATAACAGACTcgcatcttattgtggagctaaGTTATGGCACTTCATAGGTTTTCGATAATGTTATTAAAGCGGGCTAAGGGAAATTTTCTTCATATCATAAAAGATTATTTACGAGAAGGACAAGAGCGTAGCctagaaaacaaaaagaaaaagaaagaatGTCACAAAAATCAAGATTTATTTCTCAACATTATCTCCTTTTAGTACGGCAATTATACTATAACTTTAGCCAGCTACCAACCGTCAATAACTAAAGAGACGATAGCGGGGGTGGTTGACAGCGCATTACCACAAAtcatttattaaattgttatatCAAAAGTTAATATATGTGTTGACCCAAATCGGAGCAACCACAAACTACTCCTATTTATTGGGGGTATGACATGCGAATGCCCAAGGTACATGTACATAGGcttgttttatttgaccagcacGTTAAGCTCATTGTATAAACTAACAAGTAATCAATCCTAAAGTTTTCACTAACACATactcaaaaaaataacattCGGTACAAATTTCAGCCCAATAGTTCTGCTACTAATAACACATTTTGTATGGGTTGCCtactaatattctactactaaaatgtCCAAATGCCTCAAATCTGTTGCCgcgttatgttttaaaatttataagtctaagaatgttttttattacatattcaaatattttgctattattaaaattcctaaagactaaatttacatagttttgtataaaatattatttattgtatcatGATATTATTAAATGCTACATCGCAACGTCAGAGGTGGTGAAGAAAAGCAAGAAATGTgcaataaacttttgtttcgaaaatgcTTATGTGATAATAATCATTGTTATAATTAGATAGATACAACAATTATGTCtaaattcttattttaattattattcgaCGCCACTTTCGTATACTTAAAtttgtcaataaataaatgaatattcttaaaagttttcatttactttttccattacaaatacctcttttcaaaaaagttattatactATATTCCTTTTTTTACATCTCGTGTCCAAAAAAGGCAGGTTTCGATCAGGTCATCACAGCCgtgtaaaatttttggaaaacatCTGATTCTTTTGTTACTTACATGTTCATACAATGGTTAAGTACATTACTTtatctatattatttttacatgcaGCAAGACATCAAAAATATGGGTCGTGCGTAGACTTTTGTCGCCCATTGTATATGCGTCAATCACACCCACCCCAGATAAATCAATATATCTACCTACTTCCAAAAATGCGACAATCAGTTTATACTTTTTCTCAGACGCCATATACtgtttatgtatataacttACGTGTCATATATCAGCCAATTACTGAGAAGACTTAAAAAATGTTGTCAGATTGTTTCGTCTAGTGTGGTGTGAGTTTAATATTAATGCCTTACCTCCCGCTTAACCTCTTCCcattccttaattttttatttacatacttacatgaaAGACAATTCATATAATCGTTCTGTAGTTATTGGTCTTGAAGTAAGACCACCTCTTCCATTTATGTATACAATGGAAAAAGTGGATTTTGTGTTTTGAAAAACACATTTTGGGAAAAGCACTACCGTTGAGGCAAAGTAGTGGCCTGATAACATTTAATTTGAATCAGCATATTCATCAGCTTAGTACGGGTTTGCTAAATTTAGACGTTACTAAACCAGCACAAATGAAGCAACAAGAGTAACGCCAGAAGAATCGTGAAatcttattataaatataaccgTAAAATGGAATTGAGTGAGTTACATGAAGAAATTTTGCGTACGATGAGTGCCGAGTTGCTTTCACAAATCAAAGGAATTCCACCATAAACTGAGAGACTACTTCCTATTTCGCACACTCAAGAAGTGCTTTGCTGACAAAATGTCTTTACTCAAATTAGGAGGCCAAGATCGACCTGgtatcgaaaattttaaaaaacgttACAgccaattaattattttatgtagtATAATATCTATACCGAGACTTAACACTGTTATGctacttttgttttaattttaaaataataatatttaattttataccctGGACAGGAGATTTTAagtttccacgaagtttgtaagagcctgaaggaaatgtcggagaccctgtaaaatatacaatatatatgtatataaataatcagcatgacaagctgagtcgatttacctATGTCCACATGTCAGTCTGTCCGTctttctgtatatacgcgaactaatccttCAGAATTGTAattatcgatctaaaattttgtactCTGCCCTTTGAAAACTGAGTGAatgaaatcacaaaaaaaatttaataaatttcatgctgaaatatgtataataaaattgtgCACACAAATATCTAATTTCTACAAAAACTGCCTTTATCTAAATTGGTGTTATTTAAGCTAGTGAAATATTTGTGCTTAGCTTTTTCGTTTAATAAAAGGTTTTCCTCACTTCAAAGAACACTTTTTCATATCTTTTTGTACTGCTCAAAGACATTGGAATTGGGTTTGTTTGactagtatacatacatatgtacaagtatgtatacacTTCTGCCTGTGATGACAACAAACACAT
The sequence above is drawn from the Bactrocera oleae isolate idBacOlea1 chromosome 5, idBacOlea1, whole genome shotgun sequence genome and encodes:
- the LOC106620146 gene encoding kelch-like protein 5 — protein: MASAIPKKDVVRQDKRFIDMMWENCHEFFDKEKHIDVTFLWRSYHKRITAHRLILAAASVYFDELFQTEQGSAPVICIDNIAPVEFELLIAYCYTGRLNPKMHNVSRLLNGATILKLDGAAAHCTAYLKGSTEGSRSPAIPALQFPSNHPKSSNITTNNSILAVRQRIVKEFTESCIYRCDETEKLWIQCGVLKFPTQSPDLVYFNKRLITLGGISPQNLPLNCVHSYNLETQMWSKLPLMKFARVGMCVVNVDGIIYVIGGYISGSATNTAEKFDPFTLQWSLLPSMFVSRAEGTAVAIGDKIYVLGGIGIDREELKSVECYNTKTGKWRKCADMLQARFNCGASFFKGLLYAISSGKMQSPYRSDVERYDPKTNTWSQAASVNIARSGICGITLSDRLMAVGGSSSTEWKGIVEVYKPTQNTWMKVRPLPSSGNYKCFIVPTKDLIEIGSKTKSPRIIKPFVQE